One genomic window of Halorubrum hochsteinianum includes the following:
- the ilvA gene encoding threonine ammonia-lyase, with protein sequence MLTLADIREARERVSGVARHTPLERSRSFSEMSGADLHLKLENFQRTGAFKIRGAMNRIATLSEAEREAGVVTASAGNHAQGVALAASRAGVDATVVMPRFAPVSKVKATRGYGASVRLEGVDYDEAQAYAHQLEREEDRTYVHAFDDPVVMAGQGTLGLEIADDCPELDTVVVPIGGGGLISGVAVAIKEQLPDVRVVGVQAEGAASAAKSLEAGELREIDSVDTIADGIATRSVGERTLEVMSEYVDEVVTVDDREIALALTLLLERAKTLVEGAGAVALAAVLSEAFEYDDGETVVAALCGGNIDLNRLGTVVRRGLVQMGRYLKITIDLKDRPGELERVSSIVARTGANVYAVHHDRTSRDVAVNAAELELELETDDAEHAADIVDALEAEGYEVEILS encoded by the coding sequence ATGCTCACTCTTGCCGACATCCGCGAGGCGCGCGAGCGGGTCTCGGGCGTCGCCCGACACACGCCGTTGGAGCGGTCACGCTCCTTCTCCGAGATGAGCGGCGCGGACCTCCACCTCAAACTGGAGAACTTCCAGCGGACGGGCGCGTTCAAGATCCGGGGCGCGATGAACCGGATCGCCACCCTCTCCGAGGCGGAACGCGAGGCCGGCGTCGTCACCGCGAGCGCGGGCAACCACGCGCAGGGCGTGGCGCTGGCCGCCAGCCGCGCGGGCGTCGACGCCACGGTCGTCATGCCGAGGTTCGCGCCCGTCTCGAAGGTGAAGGCCACCCGCGGGTACGGCGCGAGCGTCCGCCTGGAGGGCGTCGACTACGACGAGGCGCAGGCGTACGCCCACCAGCTGGAGCGCGAGGAGGACCGGACCTACGTCCACGCGTTCGACGACCCGGTCGTGATGGCGGGTCAGGGGACGCTCGGACTGGAGATCGCCGACGACTGCCCCGAACTCGACACGGTCGTCGTCCCGATCGGCGGCGGCGGGCTGATCTCGGGGGTCGCCGTCGCGATCAAAGAACAGCTCCCGGACGTGCGCGTCGTCGGCGTTCAGGCGGAGGGGGCCGCCTCGGCCGCGAAGTCGCTGGAAGCGGGCGAACTCAGAGAGATCGACAGCGTCGACACGATCGCCGACGGGATCGCCACGCGGTCGGTCGGCGAGCGGACCCTCGAAGTCATGTCGGAGTACGTCGACGAGGTCGTCACCGTCGACGACCGCGAGATCGCCTTGGCGCTCACGCTCCTACTCGAACGCGCGAAGACGCTCGTCGAGGGCGCGGGCGCGGTCGCGCTCGCGGCCGTCCTCTCCGAGGCGTTCGAGTACGACGACGGCGAGACGGTCGTCGCCGCGCTCTGCGGCGGCAACATCGACCTCAACCGCCTCGGCACGGTGGTCCGCCGGGGGCTGGTCCAGATGGGCCGGTACCTCAAGATCACCATCGATCTGAAGGACCGCCCCGGCGAGTTGGAGCGCGTCTCCAGCATCGTCGCGCGCACCGGCGCGAACGTGTACGCGGTCCACCACGACCGCACCTCGCGGGACGTGGCCGTCAACGCCGCCGAACTCGAACTCGAATTAGAGACCGACGACGCCGAACACGCCGCCGACATCGTCGACGCGCTCGAAGCCGAGGGGTACGAGGTCGAGATCCTGTCGTAG
- a CDS encoding NAD(P)/FAD-dependent oxidoreductase, which produces MTDDVVEHRRLIIAGTGISGLSAAIYAARSNNDPLLIEGDEPGGQLTLTSEVENYPGFPEGISGPGLINDMKEQATKFGAETRNGVIEDVSKEPAGHFRVALSDGDVYTADAVIVASGASARTLGVPGEDELMGYGLSTCATCDGAFFRDEDMLVVGGGDAAMEEANFLTKFADTVYIAHRREEFRAEDVWIERTMEQVEDGEIELLLNTELTEIHGSKDDGIDHVTLVEHPDGHPKEKLDDPATADEVDEYDFDVGAAFYAIGHTPNTDFLEGTGIETDEDGYLVAEGGRGGGQTKTGVEGLFGAGDVVDFHYQQAATASGMGVKAALDADEYLSERERAGELYETEADADAATADD; this is translated from the coding sequence ATGACCGACGACGTCGTCGAACACCGTCGACTGATCATCGCCGGCACCGGTATCTCGGGGCTGTCGGCGGCGATCTACGCCGCGCGCTCGAACAACGACCCCCTCCTCATCGAGGGCGACGAGCCGGGCGGCCAGCTCACCCTGACGAGCGAGGTGGAGAACTACCCCGGCTTCCCCGAGGGGATCTCCGGCCCGGGGCTGATCAACGACATGAAAGAGCAGGCGACGAAGTTCGGGGCCGAGACGCGAAACGGCGTCATCGAGGACGTCTCGAAGGAGCCGGCGGGCCACTTCCGCGTCGCGCTCTCGGACGGCGACGTCTACACCGCCGACGCCGTCATCGTCGCCTCCGGGGCCTCGGCCCGGACGCTCGGCGTGCCCGGCGAAGACGAGCTGATGGGGTACGGCCTCTCCACGTGTGCGACCTGCGACGGCGCGTTCTTCCGCGACGAGGACATGCTCGTCGTCGGCGGCGGCGACGCCGCGATGGAGGAGGCGAACTTCCTGACGAAGTTCGCGGACACCGTCTACATCGCCCACCGCCGCGAGGAGTTCCGCGCGGAGGACGTCTGGATCGAGCGCACGATGGAGCAGGTCGAGGACGGCGAGATCGAACTCCTCCTCAATACCGAGCTGACGGAGATCCACGGGAGCAAGGACGACGGGATCGACCACGTGACGCTCGTCGAACACCCCGACGGCCACCCGAAGGAGAAGCTCGACGACCCCGCGACCGCCGACGAGGTCGACGAGTACGACTTCGACGTGGGGGCGGCGTTCTACGCCATCGGCCACACGCCGAACACCGACTTCCTGGAGGGAACGGGGATCGAGACCGACGAGGACGGCTACCTCGTCGCCGAGGGCGGCCGCGGCGGCGGCCAGACGAAGACCGGCGTCGAGGGGCTGTTCGGCGCGGGCGACGTGGTCGACTTCCACTACCAGCAGGCGGCGACCGCGAGCGGCATGGGCGTGAAGGCCGCGCTCGACGCCGACGAGTACCTCTCCGAGCGCGAGCGCGCCGGTGAGCTGTACGAGACCGAGGCCGACGCCGACGCCGCGACCGCGGACGACTAA
- a CDS encoding class I SAM-dependent methyltransferase: MGDALYDERPRLYDAIQSGWEYDRDVAFVRDALADRGVDPERLLEVGCGTGEHTRRFAARGLDVTAIDVHAGMLAVAREKCDGAVAGGDRTGGAAESGGAVAFRHTGLPDPDLGDDGPFDAAVAIRGVVNHLSPSDLDPAIGALREALRPGGVLVFDNSPLPPEGNRPGLDVGRDADGAIEYVRVAHHVATDDGRLDWRAVTFTPDGDPFVDRRRMTPFSDARIGDALAAAGFDSVSVADGYGPDDDRSVFVAVR, from the coding sequence ATGGGCGACGCCCTCTACGACGAGCGCCCGCGGCTGTACGACGCGATCCAGTCCGGATGGGAGTACGACCGCGACGTCGCGTTCGTCCGCGACGCCCTCGCCGACCGCGGCGTCGACCCCGAGCGCCTGCTGGAGGTCGGCTGCGGCACCGGCGAGCACACGCGGCGGTTCGCGGCCCGCGGGCTCGACGTGACCGCGATCGACGTTCACGCGGGGATGCTCGCCGTCGCGCGCGAGAAGTGCGACGGCGCGGTCGCCGGGGGCGACCGGACCGGCGGAGCCGCCGAGTCCGGCGGCGCGGTCGCGTTCCGTCACACCGGTCTCCCGGACCCGGACCTCGGCGACGACGGGCCGTTCGACGCGGCGGTCGCGATCCGCGGCGTGGTGAACCACCTCTCGCCGAGCGACCTCGACCCCGCGATCGGGGCGCTCCGCGAGGCCCTCCGGCCGGGCGGCGTCCTCGTCTTCGACAACTCCCCGCTGCCGCCCGAGGGGAACCGGCCGGGGCTGGACGTCGGCCGCGACGCGGACGGGGCGATCGAGTACGTCCGGGTCGCGCACCACGTCGCGACCGACGACGGCCGGCTGGACTGGCGGGCGGTGACGTTCACGCCCGACGGCGACCCGTTCGTCGACCGCCGTCGGATGACGCCGTTCTCCGACGCCCGGATCGGCGACGCGCTCGCCGCCGCGGGGTTCGACTCCGTCTCCGTCGCCGACGGCTACGGGCCGGACGACGACCGGAGCGTGTTCGTTGCGGTGCGGTAG
- a CDS encoding DHH family phosphoesterase: MTRRLLLGCSAVGNALAERTREERGELVAITDDTGWSSTLRDRNVATVEADPTDAANYPDAAAIVVVASDDADRNVAAARAARDRYPDAMLVAYLGTAATEAQRAAIAAVADRVIDPVEAVTGRVCEALGLDGEYPGDADGPEAAADAAGGTEPTDADVETDVEAGLAAGPAQAPDDEKPARLLATLRRLSGPLLVVAHDNPDPDAIASAIGLTRVAESIGVDADACYGGEIAHQENRAMVNLLDIGLQPVDEIDLEEYGGVALVDHSRAGINDSLPEGHPVDVVIDHHPPRGPVAGSFVDIRPAVGATSTLIAEYLSRFGIAPDRDLATSLLYGIRIDTKDFTRATAIDDFRAAAALLAHADESTLERVESPSVSPETLRVLAAAIENRDVRGSVAASCVGEIADRDALAQAAERLLDLDGVTVTFVYGYMDGVIYGSARARGADLDAGELLRDALDPVGSAGGHAAMAGAQVPLGLLAEVSESEAESLAEVVETFVAGRFFEALDDAPTQPAGLPPEFPTD; encoded by the coding sequence ATGACCCGTCGCCTGCTCCTCGGCTGTAGCGCGGTCGGCAACGCTCTCGCCGAGCGCACTCGCGAGGAGCGCGGCGAGCTGGTGGCGATCACCGACGACACGGGGTGGTCGTCGACGCTGCGCGACCGCAACGTCGCCACCGTCGAGGCCGACCCGACCGACGCCGCGAACTACCCGGACGCGGCCGCGATCGTGGTGGTCGCGAGCGACGACGCCGACCGCAACGTCGCCGCCGCCCGCGCGGCCCGGGACCGCTACCCGGACGCGATGCTCGTCGCGTACCTCGGAACGGCGGCGACGGAGGCACAGCGGGCCGCGATCGCGGCGGTCGCGGACCGCGTGATCGACCCCGTCGAGGCGGTCACCGGTCGCGTCTGCGAGGCGCTCGGGCTGGACGGCGAGTACCCGGGCGACGCGGACGGCCCGGAGGCCGCCGCAGACGCGGCCGGCGGAACCGAACCGACCGACGCGGACGTCGAGACCGACGTGGAAGCGGGACTGGCCGCCGGTCCCGCTCAGGCCCCGGACGACGAGAAGCCCGCCCGGCTGCTCGCGACGCTCCGGCGGCTGTCGGGGCCGCTCCTGGTCGTCGCCCACGACAACCCCGACCCGGACGCCATCGCGAGCGCGATCGGGCTGACCCGGGTCGCCGAGTCGATCGGCGTCGACGCGGACGCCTGCTACGGCGGGGAGATCGCCCATCAGGAGAACCGCGCGATGGTGAACCTCCTCGACATCGGGCTCCAACCGGTCGACGAGATCGACCTCGAAGAGTACGGCGGCGTCGCCCTGGTCGACCACTCCCGCGCCGGGATCAACGACAGCCTCCCCGAGGGCCATCCAGTCGATGTCGTCATCGACCACCACCCGCCGCGGGGGCCGGTCGCGGGGTCGTTCGTGGACATCCGCCCGGCGGTCGGCGCGACGAGCACGCTGATAGCGGAGTACCTCTCGCGGTTCGGGATCGCGCCCGACCGCGACCTCGCCACGTCGCTCCTGTACGGGATCCGGATCGACACGAAGGACTTCACGCGGGCGACCGCGATCGACGACTTCCGGGCCGCGGCCGCCCTGCTCGCGCACGCCGACGAGTCGACGCTCGAACGCGTCGAGAGCCCGAGCGTGAGCCCCGAGACGCTGCGCGTGCTCGCGGCCGCCATCGAGAACCGCGACGTCCGCGGGTCGGTGGCCGCTTCCTGCGTCGGCGAGATCGCGGACCGCGACGCGCTCGCGCAGGCGGCCGAGCGCCTCCTCGATCTGGACGGCGTGACGGTGACGTTCGTCTACGGCTACATGGACGGGGTGATCTACGGCTCCGCCCGCGCCCGCGGTGCCGACCTCGACGCCGGCGAACTGCTGCGCGACGCACTCGACCCCGTGGGGTCGGCCGGGGGCCACGCCGCGATGGCGGGCGCGCAGGTCCCGCTGGGCCTCCTCGCTGAGGTCTCCGAGTCGGAGGCGGAGTCGCTCGCCGAGGTGGTCGAGACGTTCGTCGCCGGCCGGTTCTTCGAGGCGCTTGACGACGCGCCCACCCAGCCGGCCGGCCTCCCGCCGGAGTTCCCGACGGACTGA